Proteins encoded by one window of Microcoleus sp. FACHB-68:
- a CDS encoding DUF2605 domain-containing protein: MLNPNLPEPDLLKTVLQPLLEDFQYWFGRSRSLLETQEISFLGTEGQADLLARVVQAQQEVSTAKMLLNATDGKVGVEMEVLMPWHKLLTECWQVSMRNRMEKSNNAQPPQVG; this comes from the coding sequence ATGCTGAATCCAAATCTGCCTGAACCCGACTTGCTCAAGACGGTTTTACAGCCGCTCTTAGAAGACTTTCAGTATTGGTTTGGGCGCTCGCGCTCGCTTCTAGAAACCCAAGAAATTTCTTTTCTCGGCACCGAGGGGCAAGCTGACTTACTGGCAAGAGTGGTGCAGGCTCAGCAGGAAGTGAGTACGGCTAAAATGCTTCTAAACGCCACAGATGGCAAAGTTGGGGTGGAAATGGAAGTCTTGATGCCGTGGCACAAACTGCTCACCGAATGTTGGCAGGTGTCGATGCGGAACCGCATGGAAAAGTCCAACAACGCGCAGCCACCACAGGTAGGCTGA
- a CDS encoding DUF2973 domain-containing protein, producing the protein MLHLLYILAFTTLAFLAVGNLIRSLITLSAESQRPYSPISGSPISRYRGTPHPELLDSNGKVVNEPLMVMKSMTVEDAREHLDALYNSSPGSPNEARDDA; encoded by the coding sequence ATGTTACACTTGCTATACATTCTTGCTTTTACGACTTTGGCTTTCTTGGCGGTCGGTAATTTAATTCGCAGCTTGATCACCTTGAGTGCCGAGTCTCAACGCCCTTACTCACCCATATCAGGATCGCCGATAAGCCGGTATCGGGGAACCCCTCACCCAGAATTACTTGATTCTAATGGGAAAGTTGTGAATGAGCCGCTGATGGTGATGAAGTCGATGACGGTAGAAGATGCCCGCGAACATTTAGATGCCCTCTACAATTCTTCTCCAGGTTCTCCTAACGAAGCTCGCGACGACGCTTAA